The following coding sequences lie in one Rutidosis leptorrhynchoides isolate AG116_Rl617_1_P2 chromosome 4, CSIRO_AGI_Rlap_v1, whole genome shotgun sequence genomic window:
- the LOC139842528 gene encoding uncharacterized protein yields the protein MFIFTVYRIETCKTSIVADRIKWADSNICFSWAWAAEPKWRTASDLSKLIEKLTVYTPSSKNRDSWVWKFKSTNHYSSNSLANLLFELDTVNAPALEPTVLNTMNPQKIGIYMWRVKKYKVSVRSELDACGIDIHSTRCPVCNEDIETLQHILLTCTTAKDIWSRICKWWNLDVLNISNLTYLAKPHHPWFTTASRSSLWQAIVWASSYFI from the coding sequence atgttcatatttactGTTTATCGAATAGAGACATGCAAAACATCTATTGTGGCAGACCGAATTAAATGGGCCGACTCCAATATTTGCTTCAGTTGGGCTTGGGCCGCAGAGCCCAAATGGCGTACAGCTTCGGACTTATCTAAACTCATCGAGAAGCTTACTGTTTATACACCTTCGTCTAAAAACAGGGATAGCTGGGTTTGGAAGTTTAAGAGTACCAATCATTACTCCTCCAACTCCTTAGCAAATCTCTTATTTGAACTTGACACTGTCAACGCTCCTGCACTTGAACCAACTGTACTTAACACCATGAACCCACAAAAGATTGGAATCTACATGTGGCGGGTCAAGAAATATAAAGTGTCGGTACGATCAGAACTGGATGCCTGTGGAATAGACATACACTCAACTAGATGTCCAGTATGCAACGAGGATATCGAAACCCTTCAACATATACTTTTAACCTGCACAACAGCTAAAGATATTTGGTCTAGAATCTGCAAATGGTGGAATTTAGATGTACTAAACATCTCAAATCTCACTTATTTGGCTAAACCACATCACCCTTGGTTCACCACAGCATCAAGATCTTCCTTATGGCAAGCAATAGTTTGGGCCTCGAGCTACTTCATATGA